AAAGCTTTTTTCATAGAACTATCGTAGTGTTCTAAATATTTTTCTCTAACTTCTCCAGTAATTAAAACTGTAACACTTCCAGTTTCAGTTACATTTTCTAAAAGAATTCCATTTGCATCAAATTTTTCTACTTCTTGCCATTTTATTGCATCATCTTTTGGCTCAGTTTGATTGTTGTCTTCTAGTGAAATCCAAGTACTTCCATTATGGAATACTTCATCATCTTGGCTGTAAGTACCTGTAGTAAAAATAGGTTTATCTTGAATATTCCAATTAGAACCACCATCTTTTGTTGTTACAACTGTTCCAAGAGTAAAACCATCTCCAGTAATATCAATATTTCCAGATACAACTTGAATTTTTTTGATAATTACTTCATCTACAACTAAAGGTCTTTTTGTAATTTCTGGCATATTGACTCCTTATGCATTTAACTCAGCTTCAGATAGCTTTTGTTCTTGTTGATTATGTTGGTTATTACTGTTTGCATACATATTGTTGTTTGGAACTGTAATAGCAGTCATTGTTGATAAAAGTTTTTTAAGTTCATCAGGATTTGCTTTTCCTAAAGCAATAAGTGACTCTTTTTGTGCAGCACTTACTTTGTTTAATGCAATAGCATTATCAACTTCAGTTTCAACACTTTTCTCTTTTTCTTTTTCAATCTCTTCATCTTTATTTTTTAATTTTTCTTCTAAAGATTGAACTTTAGCTTCCAAATCATCCATCTTTTTTTGTTCTTCAGGTGTCATAGACTCCTCCTTATTTTGAATTTGATCTTGTTTATTATTAACTTTAATCTCTCCTAGCTCTTCCATAAAAGGTCGGTTAGTTAAAGCAGCACTATGTAATGTCCAACCAATATTTGTAGCAGTTACCTGCTCAATTGTATTTGGTAAAAACACTGGACTAATATATTTATATTTTCTACTTTTTATAAGCTCTAAACCAGTTTCTAGCCATTCAATTTTTGCCCATAATTCATCTCCTTTAAAAAATAGTTCTTTTATCCAACCATAGGCTGCACCAGTTCCTTGAAAAACTGTTGCATGATCTAAATCTATAACACCATCAACTTTGGCATTATCAAAGTTTGTTTTTATTTGTTGTAAATCTTCTAAACTTAGAGAAAAAGCTCCATTACTATGCCCTTTCCATTCACCTGTAACAGCTATTTTAAGTTCATTGCTTTTTTGATTAATAGGAAGATTGCAAACTATATATTTACTCAAATGTCTCTCCTTGCGAAAATGATGTTTCTATATTAAATTCTATGTTTTTTTGAAATATAACAAGGTATGCATTTTGTGCTTTTGCATCTAGTATTTTTTTTGAAGATTTTAAAACGATTGGTTCTGATTCTAATATAGGCTTTAAATATAAAGCTTTATTTACTTCTTGAATTAAAGAGTAAATACTATATCTTTTCTCATCTCTTGTCTTTTCATTTTTACTAAAACTAGCAGCTACAAGATATAAAGAAAAAGTGAGTTTTTGCTGATAACCATTTATAGGATTTTCACCTAAAAAATCAACGTATATTGCAGGCATTTTATTATGATCTATTTTTATATCACTTAGTGAACTAAACTCACCATAATATGTATCTACATTTGGAGTGATTTTTTGAAGTATCTTTTTTAACTCTTCTTCATAATCTTGCAATATTCCACCTCATATATTTTAATTAAAGTGAAATCTTAATGACAAAAACAACGATTATAAAGCCTTATTTTTTAGAAAAATGCTTTAAAAAAGTAGTTTAAAAAAATCTATTTCTTTATAGTACTTGTACTTTGAATGTAAAGTTCGGTTCATTAAAAATATAAGGTGAGTGTATGGACTTTTTAAAATTCTTCGATTTAAAAACAGTTTTATTTGTACTTTTAATAGCAGCTTTAAGTTTAATTAGCTTTTCTCAAAGTTCTGAAATTAAAACTTTAAAAGATGAAAAAATAACAACTCTTGAAAAGCTTGTTAAATCAGAGCAAGAGCTAAAAAAGTGTGAAGCTAAAGTAAATGAACAAAATCAAAAAATAGAAGATATGAAAGTTAAAGTTACATATATAGAGCCAAAAAGTATAGAAAAAATTAAAAATGTATTTATAAAAGATTCGACCTGTGAGTCTGAGTTAAAAGCCTATAAGGAGTTGTTTAATGAGTAAAGTTTTAATACTTTTATTTTTATTTGCTTTAGCATTTACAGGATGTACTCCAAAGATACAAACAGAATATATCTACAAAGATGTGTATGTTCCAGTTAAGTGTAATGCAAAAATGCCAACAAAACCAACAAATAATGGAAGCTTTGAGTCTCATAAAGAAAAAATGCTTTATTTTTTAAGAACTGAAGCTCTTTTAAAAGAGTGTATAGGAGTTAATGATGAGAGTAACTAGTAAAAAAACAAAAACAAAATCAGAGTTTAAACTTTATGATGAATTCCTTTGTGTAGTTGTTTTAGTTGTTTGTGGATTATTTGCTTATGAAATGTTAGTGAGTACTGGAGTTATAAGATGAAATTAGATGATTTGCTTTTCATGTGTATTTTATCAGTTATCTCTTTTGTGGCTGGTGTAATTGGTCTTATAAATCGTGCTGAACATATAAACAAAGAAAAATTAAAAGACAAAATCATCTTTTTATGGATTGGTGGAGTTAGCTCTGTTTTAATTGGTTTGATTGTTTATGAGATAAGTTTTTATTTTTTACAAAATCAAAGAGTTTGTTTAGCAATTAGTGCATTTTGTGCATGGATTGGTACAAGATTATTACTTGAAGCTCAAAGTCGAGCATTACATTTTATTCAAAACTACAAAAAAGAAGATTAGATGTTAAATTTAGTAGAACTAAAAAGAAGATTAGAAAACATTGTTCAAGTTGGTCAAATTAGTGCTACAAAAAATCAAGATGGAAAAGCACTTGCTAGAGTAGTTGTGCATGATGTTGGTGAAGATAAAAGAGTAACTGATTTCTTGCCAGTGATTGGTTTTGCTAACTCTTTTGCAAGAGTGTTTTTTCCACTAAGAGCTGGAGAGCAGGTTTTAGTAATAAGCCTTTTTGGTGATGCAAATAAAGGTTTTATTCTTAGATCTATATTTAATAAATCTTGTAAAGAGCCAGATGGTGCAAGTGAAACTAAAACAATAATAGAATTTGAAGATGGAGCAATTTTATCTTATGACACAAAAAGTTCTACTTTAGAGGTTTTAAATCAAAAGACTATAAATGTAAAAGTTGGTGAAGCTGTAAATGTTGAAGTAGGGCAAACAGTAGTTATAAATGTAGGACAAAGTGCAAAAATAGTTGCACCAACTGTTGATATTGAATCTACTACTACAACTATTAAAAGCACATCAATAAATCTATTGGGAAATACATTAATTCAAGGTGGAATTACTACACAAGGTGTAAATGGTGGAGCAGGAACTTTTAGCATAGATGGAACTTTAGATATTACTCAAAATTTATCTACAGGTGGAGATGCAAGTATTGGTGGAAATGCAGATGTCTCTGGAAGTATTACTGATAGTAGAGGTGATTTAACAAATCACACAAACGAAGGTAAAAGTAGAGATTAATATGGCTAAAAGAATATCAAGAGAAAAAAGCTTTAAGCGAATAATAGAAACTCCTTTAGGAACTAGAGTTTATCTTCCACATTTTGGTTCAAGAATTCATGAGCTAATAGATAAAACAATGAATCAAAAGTGGGTTTTATTATTTCAAAAATATCTTTATGAATGTTTTTTTGATGAGAACTGGGAGCCTTGGGATGATAGATTAATTCCAGATGGTGTAACTGTGACTTACTTTGATGAAAAAGAAGCAGCTATTACTTGTGAGATAAAGTTTCAAGATGGAACAGTTTTATCATATGGCGTAGGAAGTGAAAAATGATCAACATTGCATCGTTACCAAAACCAGCTGTATTACTAGAACTTGATTATAACAAAATCAAACAAGCAAATATTGATGAGCTTAAAAAACTTGATCCTGATTGGGAGCATATAGAATCAGATGATTTTATGCCAAATATAGAAGCAAATGCATATAGAGAGTTGCATTTAAGACAAGAGTTTAATCAATTAGCTCTAGCTTTCTTTTTAGCAACTGCAACAAAAGCTGATCTAGATAACTGGGGAGCTGCTTATGACTGTTTGAGATTAGAAGGAGCACATCCTTGGGCTAATTATACTTTTTCATTATCTGAAGTAAGAAATAGTGATATTACTATTAACAAAGGTCTTACTTTAACTGATGATGAGAGTAAATATGAAGCAAGATTGATTGAAGATGTAGTTATTAAAAAAGGTGAACTTGAAGCTGTTGGAAAAGTAGAACTTCAACTTTATACATCAAGTAGTGATATTCAAACAAATAATATAACTACAACTCTTCCTTACATTTTAGAAGCAAAAGCAAACTCTGATTTTAAAGCTGGAGCTGAGGTAGAAAGTGATGATGATTATAGGTTTAGAATTCTTTTAAGTATGAGTGATAAATCAACAGCTGGATCAAGTGCGACGTATAAGTCTTATGCATATAAAGCTGATGAGAGAATAGAGGATATTAAAGTTGTAAACGGAATAAAAGATTTTTCTACTTATTTGCCTTTGTTTTTAGGAAAAAATGAACTTGAAATTCTTGATGGAATTAGAAATTTAATAGCTGATTTTTGTACTGTAATTGTTTATTACTATTCTCAAAATGCAGATGCTTTAATGCAACAACGAATAGAAGAGATTTTAAATAGTGACACAGTTAGACCTATGACAGATTATGTAAAAGTTATTGAGGCTACTCCAAAACTATTTCAAATAACAGCTGTTTTAAATTGTGAGAAAAATCAAGAGTATGGACTTATTCAAACTCAAGCTTTAGAGAATTTAACAAAGAATTTAATTAAGTTGCGAAAAATTGGAGAGAGCATTACTTTATCAGAAATCAACGATTTTTTAAGAGTTGGTGGAGTTAAAGAGGTAGTTATTTTAGAACCAACTGAAAATGTAACTGTTTTATCTCATGAAATAGGAGTGTGTGATGAGTTCAACATCTCTACTGCCACAATCTGAAGATGATAAATTAAAAGCTATTGATCTAGCTTATGAGATAAGAGTTGCAAAAATAAAACAAGAGCTGCAAGTAATATCAACTTTGGCTCAACCAAAAAGAGCAGATGAAAGATTTTTGCCATATCTAGCACATAGCCATCAAGTTGCTTTTTGGAGCAATGATTTAACTTTAGATGAAAAAAGAGCAATTATTGATTTTAGTATTCATCTTCATAGAAAAAAAGGAACTTTGTTTGCTTTAAAAGAGGTTTTAAAAAGATTAAACATTGATGTTAAGTTTTATGAGTGGTTTGAATATCAAGGACTACCATATCACTTTAAAGTAGATGTTGATTTTTTAAATAGACCTATTGAAGATAAAGATTTAAAAATTATTGAAGAGTTTATTGAAATCTATAAAAACACAAAAAGTATTTTAGAGCTTATAAACATAAATATAAAAACAAATCTAAAAGAGAAATATGCAATGGCAACAATTACAGGTGAAGATATAGAAGTTTTACCATATACGGTAAGAAATTTAAACTTTTCACAAAAAGAGATATATGCAACTGCAATTAAAATGAGTGAATGTATCACTTTGAATTTAGTAATAGGAGATTTATAAAAAATGGAAAACTTTTATACTCTGTTAAGTAATACAGGAATAAATGCAATTATCGCTGCACGTGCTAGTAATAGTGAAGTTAAATTAACAAAAATAGCAGTTGGTGATGGAGATATTATACCTTCACAAGATATGACAGCTTTAAAAAGTGAAAAGCATAGGTTTAATATAAACTCTATTATTCAGGATATAGATAATCCAAATTATCTAATAGTAGAGGGTGTAATTCCTTCGAATGTTGGTGGATTTTATGTAAGTGAAGTAGCAATTTATACTGATCAAAATACACTTTTTGCTATTGGAAGTTTACCAAAAACGTACAAACCACTTTTAGAAGAGGGAAGTGCAAAAGATTTAACTATAAAAATATTTTTAGAAGTAACAAATGCAGATAATGTAACTTTAAAAGTAGATGATAGTGTAGTTTTAGCAACTAGAAAATTTGTATTAAGCGAACTAAAAAAATATGCACTTATTAATGGTGATGAAACTAAGAGGTTTAAAGTAGCTGATGCAGTTGAGCCAAATGAGGCAATAAATAAAAAACAATTAAATGAAGCTACAAACAGAATCGGACTATATGATGTAGGCTATGAAGCAAAGCCTTATCATATTATCGCTTTTGGTGGTGAGTTTAACAGAGCTCATTATCCAAAGCTTTGGGTATGGCTACAAGGAAAAAGTTTTTTAAAAACCGAAACCGAATGGCAAGCTGAAGCTTTAGCTAATGATGGAATTTGTGGTTTCTATTCAAGTGGTAATGGAACAACGACTTTTAGAGTGCCAAATATAGATGAAGCTTTCTTAAGACCTTCAAGTAGAGGTGTTGGGAGTTATCAAAGTGATGCTATTCGAAATATTATTGGAACTTCTTTTTGGGCTCAATATGGTTTTACTGAACCTGGTTCTGTTTCTGGAGCATTTAAAGCTGGCCCAAGAAATTTGAGAGATTTTATGGGAGCTGGTGGATATGCAAGTAGTGCTTTGCTTTTTGATGCATCTTTAGTAGTTCCAACAGCAAATGAAAATAGACCAAAAAATATTGCAATTCTACCATTGATAGTGGCAAAGTAAGGAAATAAATATGATTAAAATTTATAGATACGATATTGAAACAAAAGAGTTTATACAAGAGCTTGAAATAAATGAAGCTTATGGAACTAACCTACCATTCACTACAACAATTAAACCTCTTACTAAGAAAAGTGGTTTTTCAGTTTGCTTTAATGGTACAAAATGGGAGCTTGTAGAAGATAATCGAAATAAAACTATTTATGTAAAAGCCACAAAAGAAGAGTTAAAAGTTGATTATTTAGGAAAAATTAAAGATGAACATACTCTTTTAGTTCCTAAACAATTTGATAAATGGGATGAAATCTCTAAAAATTGGATTGAAGATATAGAACTTAAAAAAGAGTACGAAAAAAGCCTTATTCCAAAAACTATAACTCTAAGACAAGCAAGATTGTATCTTTTATCTATTGGACTTCTTGATGATTTAGAAAATATCATAAGCCAAAATAGAGCCTATCAAATCGAATGGGAATATGCAAATCAAATAGAAAGAGAATCACCTTTGGTAAAAATCTTAGGACAAACTCTAAATTTAAATGATGAACAAATTGACAATATGTTTATGGAGGCTTCAAAAATATGACACAAGAATTAATAAAAAAGTTTGAAAATGATGTAAAAAAAAGAAGTAGATTCTTTAGATTTCTTTTAGCTCTTGACCAGTTAGGAAATGTTTTATTTTGGAATGGTAGCCAAGATGAAACTATATCTAGCCATATACATAGAAGAATTGAAAGTGGTAAAGCAACATGGTTTGATAAAAAGCTTTGTTGCTTGCTTAAAAAACTAGAAGATAACCACTGTGCTAAAAGCATTGGTGAGTAAATAAATTTAAAAAAGGAGATAAGTTATGAGTTTAAATCGTGGAATAGTTGCAGGTTACACAGCCAGAAATCCGTATCAAATAAGAGTTACTTCTGATTTGCCACTTACTTTAGTTTTAACAGCTGAATGTCCAGAGGGAATATATTGTTTTGATAGTCCAGAAGATGCATTAGAAAGTGAAGCTTTTAAAGATGTAAAAACTGGAAATTTAAAAAAATATTTAAAATTAGGTGTTGATGAATTTCCAGTTATTGTACCAATAATAGTATCTGTTGTTAATATTAAACTAGATGAAGATGATGAAGTTGATCAAGCTTTAATGAAAAGCTCAATTATTAATGCAGTTAATGAACTAAAAAAAGCTTCAAGTACTGTAAATAAAGCAAGTAAAATAAATGCACCTGTATCTTATAAGCCAGATATTATTTGTGTTCCAGATTATCATGTAAATAATTTAGATATTTGTAATGCAATGAACACAGTTTGTGAGTATTTAGGAGCAAGAACATTTATTGATTTAGATGCAGAATTAAACGCAGATGCTTTAGCTTTTAGAGCAAATTTTACAACAGATAGAATCACACCTATTAAATGTGGGTTAGCTAAATGGAATACAGAAACAAATCAATCAGAGTTTTATGATGCAAGTGCAATTGCTGCATTTTTAAGAGTATATACAGATGGACAAAGCACAACTGGTTATGCAAAATCTATCTCAAATAGATTAGTGCCTTTTTCAAGTGTTAAATATCCTGTTGAGTTTATTGCTGGTAAAAAAGATGAAACAGACTCTTTAACAGATAATCAGATAATGAGTTTTATATCTTACAAAGGTATTAGAACTTGGGAATATGCAACTTGTACAAATACTATTTGGAAAGATGCAAGAAGAGTAAGAATTTTCGATTTAGCAGCTCAAGCAACAATAGATGCTTTATTTGAGTGTGTTGATAAAGATATGAGTGAACTGTTTGCAGCAAAAAGAGCTTTAGAAAACTTCATGGATGATCTTGTAGGTCAAGATATTATGGTTGATGGTTTCAAAGTTTATCTTGATACAAAACTAACAACTCAAACTGCAATAGACAATGGGGAGTTTTATTTAACGGTTGATTGTGATGAGATGCCATCTCCAAGATTAATCAAAGTTACCTACAACAAAGTGTCTCAAAGTGCTGAGAGAATTTATAAACTTATTGAGGAGGCTTAATTATGAGAAGTGTTATAACGGAAGTAAATTGTTTTATTGAAGGGTATGGGAACCTAGGAAGAGCAGTCTCTTTTAAAGCTCCTGAGTTAAAACAAAAATCTATAAATGGAACAACTGGAGTTGGAGATAGATCTTATGCAACAGGACAATTTGAATCACTAGATAGTGAGTTCTCTTGTGCAGCACTCCCTGAAGCAGTTTTTAATGCTTTATCAAAACTTGATGAAGCAGAGCTT
Above is a genomic segment from Aliarcobacter cryaerophilus containing:
- a CDS encoding phage tail protein, translated to MENFYTLLSNTGINAIIAARASNSEVKLTKIAVGDGDIIPSQDMTALKSEKHRFNINSIIQDIDNPNYLIVEGVIPSNVGGFYVSEVAIYTDQNTLFAIGSLPKTYKPLLEEGSAKDLTIKIFLEVTNADNVTLKVDDSVVLATRKFVLSELKKYALINGDETKRFKVADAVEPNEAINKKQLNEATNRIGLYDVGYEAKPYHIIAFGGEFNRAHYPKLWVWLQGKSFLKTETEWQAEALANDGICGFYSSGNGTTTFRVPNIDEAFLRPSSRGVGSYQSDAIRNIIGTSFWAQYGFTEPGSVSGAFKAGPRNLRDFMGAGGYASSALLFDASLVVPTANENRPKNIAILPLIVAK
- a CDS encoding phage protease, whose amino-acid sequence is MSKYIVCNLPINQKSNELKIAVTGEWKGHSNGAFSLSLEDLQQIKTNFDNAKVDGVIDLDHATVFQGTGAAYGWIKELFFKGDELWAKIEWLETGLELIKSRKYKYISPVFLPNTIEQVTATNIGWTLHSAALTNRPFMEELGEIKVNNKQDQIQNKEESMTPEEQKKMDDLEAKVQSLEEKLKNKDEEIEKEKEKSVETEVDNAIALNKVSAAQKESLIALGKANPDELKKLLSTMTAITVPNNNMYANSNNQHNQQEQKLSEAELNA
- a CDS encoding phage protein Gp37 → MQDYEEELKKILQKITPNVDTYYGEFSSLSDIKIDHNKMPAIYVDFLGENPINGYQQKLTFSLYLVAASFSKNEKTRDEKRYSIYSLIQEVNKALYLKPILESEPIVLKSSKKILDAKAQNAYLVIFQKNIEFNIETSFSQGETFE
- a CDS encoding baseplate J/gp47 family protein, translated to MINIASLPKPAVLLELDYNKIKQANIDELKKLDPDWEHIESDDFMPNIEANAYRELHLRQEFNQLALAFFLATATKADLDNWGAAYDCLRLEGAHPWANYTFSLSEVRNSDITINKGLTLTDDESKYEARLIEDVVIKKGELEAVGKVELQLYTSSSDIQTNNITTTLPYILEAKANSDFKAGAEVESDDDYRFRILLSMSDKSTAGSSATYKSYAYKADERIEDIKVVNGIKDFSTYLPLFLGKNELEILDGIRNLIADFCTVIVYYYSQNADALMQQRIEEILNSDTVRPMTDYVKVIEATPKLFQITAVLNCEKNQEYGLIQTQALENLTKNLIKLRKIGESITLSEINDFLRVGGVKEVVILEPTENVTVLSHEIGVCDEFNISTATI
- a CDS encoding phage tail protein I translates to MSSTSLLPQSEDDKLKAIDLAYEIRVAKIKQELQVISTLAQPKRADERFLPYLAHSHQVAFWSNDLTLDEKRAIIDFSIHLHRKKGTLFALKEVLKRLNIDVKFYEWFEYQGLPYHFKVDVDFLNRPIEDKDLKIIEEFIEIYKNTKSILELININIKTNLKEKYAMATITGEDIEVLPYTVRNLNFSQKEIYATAIKMSECITLNLVIGDL
- a CDS encoding phage baseplate assembly protein V, with amino-acid sequence MLNLVELKRRLENIVQVGQISATKNQDGKALARVVVHDVGEDKRVTDFLPVIGFANSFARVFFPLRAGEQVLVISLFGDANKGFILRSIFNKSCKEPDGASETKTIIEFEDGAILSYDTKSSTLEVLNQKTINVKVGEAVNVEVGQTVVINVGQSAKIVAPTVDIESTTTTIKSTSINLLGNTLIQGGITTQGVNGGAGTFSIDGTLDITQNLSTGGDASIGGNADVSGSITDSRGDLTNHTNEGKSRD
- a CDS encoding phage holin family protein — encoded protein: MKLDDLLFMCILSVISFVAGVIGLINRAEHINKEKLKDKIIFLWIGGVSSVLIGLIVYEISFYFLQNQRVCLAISAFCAWIGTRLLLEAQSRALHFIQNYKKED
- a CDS encoding GPW/gp25 family protein gives rise to the protein MAKRISREKSFKRIIETPLGTRVYLPHFGSRIHELIDKTMNQKWVLLFQKYLYECFFDENWEPWDDRLIPDGVTVTYFDEKEAAITCEIKFQDGTVLSYGVGSEK